The proteins below come from a single Mya arenaria isolate MELC-2E11 chromosome 6, ASM2691426v1 genomic window:
- the LOC128238729 gene encoding cubilin-like isoform X5 encodes MKMPPGLCRLLAWTATLWLLTDHVSTNRDCDVTFSSTTMKMGTFYSPNSPQMYPNNQRCVYKFVGLSSERVKIRFHKFNLQGMSPECKFDYMDIYMQLTSVSEPLLEAPMLGRFCGDDMQKDLPQLIISMNNIIILNFFSDADKGDEGFEGTFEFFDANIYNIGTPVAPGECNFRLESKERTRGFLLSPTYPGTYPDNLECSYEFRGMPGERIKLTFNDFSLFHGSDYCPFDYLLIMDGRAGRNAERIGVFCGKYENVTVFSSRENLYIKFVTRSGRVSFDEYSLDNNADYKFDRRGFNISYEFSTNVIRFDLRGTPEATHVPGSECDVRIRSTGGSSGTFQSPGYPSNFPKDTICRFSLDGEMNAGRLEKVKVKFKDFAISGVLESCLEGHLGVTFEGHRQPNKIDERFCGELWPPELISKDPRLILHFNTTGASKARFLAEYQFLSAQHPNNNDFANTDFAIAGLPIPGQKCSFLFSSEHLPNGVFNSPRHPDNYPPNFECVYIFQLAPGEKLLISFDMFSLSPQNASSNSHSDPHPPKCLNTTDYLQLNERSEHALLDNKYVYVSRFCGSKFPAPLLFDREVEFRFRSMRDSSNRGFKARFEFISRNDIQRSCVHTIHSDGKGGVLKSPRFPLKYESRTYCEWKIIASKPQNKILIQLETFKTEGDVNKDGCKDAVLRVQKGDEMREICGTIEADDLPREAVVSSDDIETIQFLTSSSALGFKGFQLTWTEIHISSGPCYGFKCKQTGYCISAELKCDHLPNCGPGDSSDEICGCESLHIATPLVALVFLVTLLNYQ; translated from the exons AAGATGCCCCCGGGGTTATGTCGGCTGCTAGCATGGACAGCGACGTTATGGCTCCTCACAGACCACGTGTCCACGAACAGAG ACTGTGACGTGACATTTAGCAGCACGACAATGAAAATGGGCACATTCTACTCTCCCAACTCCCCTCAGATGTACCCCAACAACCAGCGATGTGTGTACAAATTTGTTGGCCTCTCAAGCGAACGGGTCAAGATCAGATTCCACAAGTTCAATCTTCAAGGCATGTCACCAGA ATGCAAGTTTGACTACATGGACATCTACATGCAGCTGACTAGCGTGAGCGAGCCACTGTTGGAGGCTCCTATGCTTGGCCGCTTCTGTGGTGATGATATGCAAAAGGACCTACCCCAACTCATCATTTCCATGAATAATATCATCATTTTAAACTTCTTTTCTGACGCTGACAAAGGCGATGAAGGCTTTGAAGGGACTTTTGAATTCTTCGATGCTA ACATTTATAATATAGGGACCCCAGTGGCCCCGGGTGAGTGCAACTTCCGATTGGAGAGCAAGGAGCGCACGAGGGGTTTCCTGCTGTCTCCTACTTACCCCGGAACGTATCCGGACAACCTCGAGTGCTCGTATGAGTTCCGCGGAATGCCCGGTGAAAGGATTAAACTCACATTCAACGACTTTTCCTTATTCCATGGTTCTGATTA tTGCCCATTTGATTATCTTCTCATCATGGATGGTCGTGCTGGCAGGAATGCAGAAAGAATAGGAGTGTTTTGTGGAAAATACGAGAATGTGACAGTGTTTTCTTCCAGGGAGAACTTGTACATTAAATTTGTGACTCGTAGTGGACGTGTTAGTTTTGATGAATATTCTCTGGATAATAATGCGGACTACAAATTCGATAGAAGAGGTTTTAACATATCATATGAATTCAGTACAAACGTCATACGTTTTG ATTTACGCGGGACGCCCGAAGCAACACACGTGCCTGGATCAG AGTGTGATGTACGCATCCGGTCTACGGGCGGTTCAAGCGGCACATTCCAATCACCCGGCTACCCGTCTAATTTCCCTAAGGACACCATCTGCCGTTTCTCCCTGGACGGAGAGATGAATGCTGGCCGGCTGGAAAAGGTTAAGGTCAAGTTCAAGGACTTTGCTATTTCCGGTGTTTTAGAAAG CTGTCTAGAAGGGCATCTCGGCGTTACGTTCGAGGGTCATCGGCAGCCAAACAAGATAGACGAACGCTTTTGTGGTGAACTCTGGCCCCCGGAACTGATAAGCAAGGATCCGCGCCTCATACTCCATTTTAACACCACTGGCGCATCAAAGGCCCGATTTCTAGCCGAGTATCAGTTCCTCTCAG CCCAACATCCAAATAACAACGATTTTGCTAAC acagACTTCGCCATTGCTGGGCTTCCAATACCGGGCCAGAAGTGCAGTTTTCTGTTCTCGAGCGAGCACCTGCCTAATGGCGTTTTCAATTCCCCTCGTCACCCAGACAACTACCCGCCCAACTTCGAGTGCGTGTACATCTTCCAGCTGGCGCCTGGAGAGAAATTGCTCATCTCATTCGATATGTTCTCCCTCAGTCCACAAAATGCATCATCGAACTCACACAGCGACCCTCATCCCCCAAA GTGCCTGAATACGACCGACTACCTGCAGCTGAATGAAAGGAGCGAGCATGCATTGCTCGATAATAAGTACGTGTACGTGTCCCGTTTCTGTGGCTCGAAGTTTCCAGCACCGCTTCTTTTCGACCGGGAGGTTGAGTTCCGATTCCGGTCCATGCGTGACAGCAGCAACAGAGGCTTCAAAGCACGATTCGAGTTTATCTCGAGGAATGATATACAAAGAA GTTGTGTGCACACGATCCACAGTGACGGTAAGGGTGGAGTTCTGAAAAGCCCCCGATTTCCTTTGAAGTACGAGAGCCGGACGTACTGCGAATGGAAGATCATCGCTAGCAAGCCACAGAATAAGATCCTCATACAGTTAGAGACCTTTAAAACCGAAGGAGATGTGAACA AAGATGGCTGTAAAGACGCGGTGTTGCGAGTCCAGAAAGGAGACGAAATGAGGGAGATATGTGGAACAATCGAGGCGGATGACCTACCCAGGGAAGCTGTAGTCTCATCGGACGACATTGAAACCATACA GTTTTTGACGTCGAGCAGTGCTCTAGGTTTTAAAGGCTTCCAACTGACGTGGACTGAAATACATATCTCAA GTGGACCATGCTATGGTTTTAAATGCAAGCAGACCGGCTACTGTATATCAGCTGAGCTGAAATGTGACCATCTTCCTAATTGTGGGCCAGGGGACAGCTCGGATGAAATCT GTGGGTGTGAAAGCCTTCACATTGCGACGCCATTGGTCGCACTTGTATTTCTCGTTACTTTACTCAATTACCAGTAG